In the Podospora bellae-mahoneyi strain CBS 112042 chromosome 4, whole genome shotgun sequence genome, one interval contains:
- a CDS encoding hypothetical protein (EggNog:ENOG503NYBH; COG:S), which produces MNLPIIRCCTGPSDGVFNHHACPNHQLVMDSIPADAHTREVFYVGGEYVDDGTGNETVYGQVYVEHLVPVRKPLQKYPIIFIPGSSRTGIDFLTTPANNDNNTNSPTQQSWSSHFLSLSHELYLIDPPFRGRSPWHPPTHLSSSSSPSPYLTFGAAPLQKAWATPPSSTQWPDSPPAGKGSPAFDHVMRSTHPQLANLAEEQSVAQKSLAALLDKIGKPAILLAHSMGCKIAWLLADARPGLVRAIVAVEPAGPAFQMRGMGGLRKEPTVFGLTEVRLGFEPAVGEGGEGLRRRLVKPGEEGLLECWLQDDGEAGEVRKLVNLRRVEVLVVTGEGSPHRGYDWGTVEFLRQAGVEGVEHLVLRGEAGGVLGRGGGGNGHMMMLERNRGRIGEVLGDWVGRRE; this is translated from the exons CTTGCCCAAATCATCAACTGGTAATGGACAGTATTCCGGCCGACGCACATACCCGGGAGGTGTTTTACGTTGGCGGCGAATATGTTGATGACGGCACCGGCAATGAGACGGTATACGGGCAGGTGTATGTCGAGCACCTCGTCCCAGTCCGTAAACCCCTTCAGAAATACCCCATAATCTTCATCCCTGGAAGCAGTCGCACAGGCATT gacttcctcaccaccccagccaacaacgacaacaacaccaactcgCCCACCCAACAAAGCTGGTCCTCCcacttcctctctctctcccacgAGCTCTACCTCATCGACCCCCCCTTCCGCGGCCGCTCCCCCTggcacccccccacccacctctcctcctcctcctccccctccccatacCTCACCTTCGGCGCggcccccctccaaaaagcCTGGGccaccccgccctcctccacccaatGGCCCGACAGCCCCCCCGCAGGCAAAGGCTCCCCCGCCTTCGACCACGTCATGAGGTCGACCCACCCGCAGCTCGCCAACCTGGCAGAAGAGCAATCCGTCGCCCAAAAGTCTCTGGCGGCCCTCCTGGACAAAATCGGCAAGcccgccatcctcctggCTCACAGCATGGGCTGCAAGATAGCCTGGCTGCTCGCCGACGCGCGGCCGGGGCTGGTGAGGGCGATTGTGGCCGTGGAGCCTGCCGGGCCGGCGTTTcagatgagggggatgggggggttgaggaaggagccGACGGTGTTTGGGCTGAccgaggtgaggttggggtttgagcctgcggttggggaggggggggaggggttgaggaggcggttggtcaagccgggggaggaggggctgttGGAGTGTTGGCTtcaggatgatggggaagctggggaggtgaggaagctGGTGAATTTGAGaagggtggaggtgttggtcgtgacgggggaggggtcgcCTCATAGGGGGTATGACTGGGGGACGGTGGAGTTTTTGAGGCAggctggggtggagggggtaGAGCATTTAGTGCTGAGGGGAGAGGCCGGAGGGGttctggggagagggggaggggggaacgGACAtatgatgatgttggagaggaatAGGGGGCggattggggaggttttgggcgactgggttgggaggagggagtga
- a CDS encoding hypothetical protein (EggNog:ENOG503PGDI) has product MAVQSLRRLAAASVWLPAGVYSHIAGTERFNPTSPVETGLAPARVGHLELQHPPAPTPHARALFQRQSGENTCGFVGDERVPFTCSAEWGAECRVNSDARAIGCCLSTACNIWTACLPYTSSRLASNRDTDRTMYCSDLDEPECATLVYADGDYSGWTIPLCAATSVVLPIFDITSGSNGGVTTGGGGGRSGVAGPSGVANPTDGGGVANPTDSVNDNNNNRNLDTANSNGKTPEEAVASTVNTALIVGAVVGGISFLAMVGIIIFLIIYCGRRKKRNQELRLQQAGQSTTIAGAGAGDGDTAPPNFAPPPQQQMSTVPDGAPPMGFAQGAYSYYGDNKPAMQESVTPVTSVAHVTPTGTPAPGYTAVAGQHQQQQQQQQQWGSPPAPVSPQFTGQMGNQQPAMPVSPQVTGYGMYAGQQPQPQQAQQQAGGYFPSNAVELSTQRGDGQVHEVQ; this is encoded by the exons ATGGCCGTCCAAAGTCTTCGCCGGCTGGCCGCCGCCTCGGTTTGGCTTCCTGCTGGTGTTTACTCACACATTGCGGGGACTGAGCGATTCAACCCGACATCGCCAGTTGAGACTGGACTGGCACCCGCACGGGTTGGCCACCTCGAACTCCAGCAcccaccagcacccaccccccatgCGAGAGCCCTCTTCCAACGGCAGTCTGGGGAGAACACCTGCGGGTTTGTGGGCGATGAGCGGGTCCCATTTACATGCAGCGCAGAATGGGGAGCAGAGTGCCGTGTAAACTCGGATGCCCGCGCCATCGGCTGCTGTctctccaccgcctgcaACATCTGGACCGCCTGTCTTCCCTACACTTCCTCCCGCCTGGCATCAAACCGTGACACAGACCGAACCATGTACTG CTCCGACCTGGACGAGCCAGAATGTGCCACCTTGGTCTACGCCGACGGCGACTACAGCGGCTGGACCATTCCCCTCTGTGCAGCCACGTCTGTGGTCCTGCCCATCTTCGACATCACTTCCGGTTCCAACGGGGGTGTTACCaccggtggcggtggtgggagaagcgGTGTTGCCGGTCCCAGCGGCGTCGCCAACCCGActgatggcggcggcgttgCCAATCCGACCGACAGcgtcaacgacaacaacaacaaccgcaacCTCGACACCGCCAACTCTAACGGCAAGACCCCCGAGGAAGCCGTGGCTTCGACGGTGAACACTGCCTTGATCGTTGGCGCGGTAGTCGGTGGTATCA GCTTCCTAGCAATGGTaggcatcatcatcttcctcatcatctacTGCGGCCGCCGCAAGAAGAGAAACCAGGAACTCCGCCTCCAGCAAGCAGGCCAGTCAACCACCattgctggtgctggtgctggtgacgGTGATACCGCTCCTCCAAACtttgctccccctcctcagcagcaaatGTCCACCGTCCCAGATGGCGCACCGCCGATGGGATTCGCCCAGGGAGCCTACTCCTATTATGGAGATAACAAGCCGGCCATGCAGGAGAGCGTCACGCCGGTTACCAGTGTGGCGCACGTGACGCCCACGGGAACGCCAGCGCCGGGATAcactgctgttgctggacagcatcagcaacaacaacagcaacagcagcagtgggGATCTCCTCCGGCGCCGGTGTCGCCTCAGTTCACGGGGCAGATGGGGAATCAGCAGCCGGCGATGCCAGTTTCACCACAGGTGACGGGATATGGGATGTACGCAGGTCaacagccgcagccgcaacaagcacaacaacaGGCCGGGGGCTATTTCCCGAGCAATGCCGTCGAGCTGAGCACGCAGAGGGGTGATGGGCAGGTGCATGAGGTTCAGTAG